The Pocillopora verrucosa isolate sample1 chromosome 2, ASM3666991v2, whole genome shotgun sequence genome has a segment encoding these proteins:
- the LOC136279151 gene encoding E3 ubiquitin-protein ligase TRIM71-like, with amino-acid sequence MDIKTLLANLHDEVSCSVCMVTFTEPKQLPCLHSFCLHCLAGIQRTSGRRDVITCPECRRESRVPGGNLKDLPTNFRINSLLDVLAIRDCNSTGVKCGNCDKRRVESFYCFQCCSFWCDECITVHNLLRANKDHRVLALKDFEDQDIEDVLKRPAFCPQPGHEKKELEFFCKKCEQAICNSCVATTHDGHVKILLEEAANEKKLQVMSEIESRKEKVQRMRNKISQLDESCDRIQTQVAKVKRSAQQFAESMIAVIEAKKQEIFSEADHEAQQYLKRLRIQRIEIENKVKMVETAVGKSETLLQRSTNAELAQFDDSQNTTLLKGVDDEREEVDCNLEHLTFIFEENKALKTKAIHEGIGSIRAFLSETRADQATAEGGGLTEAIVGIQAKFVLTTRNAEGRQCHDERNRVTVEIKNQQGHDCATEVRVQDIKDGSYKVGYFSKETGRCKAEVKLNEEHVAGSPFPVRVKPREFRPVLSFGQRGSFAGMLNLPWGVAVNERDEIVVTEQGNNSVQVFSSDGTYLRSFGRQGDKQGEFNYPRGITIHETNNIIVVDCSNHRVQLFSEQGEYLSQFGGKGNLDHQLSNPLGVSVDNKGNILVADRGNKSIKIFSPDGHYLSKFGGKGYFIFPFHCIQYDKYLIVSDADEHCIKVFDRNGNFLYKFGNKGEGDGELNSPLGLSVNKAGHLMVCDAHNHRVQVFELSGKFVTKFG; translated from the coding sequence ATGGATATCAAAACGTTGCTCGCCAATCTTCATGACGAAGTATCTTGCTCTGTGTGTATGGTCACATTTACTGAACCAAAACAGCTTCCATGTTTGCACAGCTTTTGCCTCCACTGTTTGGCAGGAATCCAAAGAACCAGCGGCCGCCGTGATGTCATAACATGTCCTGAGTGTCGAAGGGAGAGTCGAGTTCCTGGAGGAAATCTTAAAGATCTGCCCACAAACTTTCGCATCAACAGCTTACTAGATGTGTTGGCCATAAGGGACTGCAATTCTACTGGAGTCAAATGCGGAAACTGCGACAAACGTAGAGTAGAAAGTTTCTACTGTTTTCAGTGCTGTTCATTTTGGTGTGACGAGTGTATCACTGTGCATAACTTACTCCGAGCAAATAAAGACCACCGAGTTCTTGCGCTCAAAGATTTTGAAGATCAAGACATCGAGGATGTCTTAAAACGACCAGCATTTTGCCCACAACCGGGCCacgaaaagaaagaattggAATTCTTCTGTAAGAAATGTGAACAAGCCATTTGCAATTCTTGTGTTGCAACCACTCACGATGGACATGTTAAGATACTACTGGAAGAAGcggcaaatgaaaagaaattgcaagTCATGTCTGAGATTGAgtccagaaaagaaaaagtgcaaagaatgagaaacaaaatatcTCAACTTGACGAAAGCTGTGATAGAATCCAAACCCAAGTggcaaaagtaaaaagaagTGCGCAACAGTTTGCCGAAAGTATGATTGCTGTCATCGAAGCCAAGAAACAGGAAATCTTTTCTGAAGCGGATCATGAGGCACAACAGTACCTGAAACGTTTGCGAATACAAAGGATCGagattgaaaacaaagtaaaaatggtCGAAACAGCTGTAGGAAAATCTGAAACACTATTACAACGGAGCACAAACGCAGAGCTTGCACAGTTCGATGACTCACAAAACACAACACTCTTGAAAGGAGTTGATGATGAGAGAGAAGAAGTCGACTGCAACCTTgaacatttaacatttattttcgAGGAAAACAAAGCTCTGAAGACAAAAGCAATCCACGAGGGAATCGGCTCCATTAGAGCGTTTCTCAGCGAGACCAGAGCGGATCAAGCTACTGCTGAAGGAGGAGGACTCACTGAGGCTATCGTTGGAATTCAAGCGAAATTTGTTTTGACGACAAGAAATGCTGAAGGACGACAATGCCACGACGAGCGTAACCGAGTAACagtggaaattaaaaatcagcAAGGCCATGACTGTGCAACGGAAGTGCGAGTCCAAGATATTAAAGATGGTAGCTATAAAGTGGgttatttttccaaagaaactggaAGATGTAAGGCAGAAGTTAAACTAAACGAAGAACATGTTGCAGGCAGTCCATTTCCGGTTCGAGTGAAACCCAGAGAATTCAGACCCGTGCTATCTTTTGGACAACGAGGTTCGTTTGCTGGAATGTTAAACCTACCCTGGGGAGTGGCAGTGAATGAACGCGATGAAATTGTAGTGACTGAACAAGGTAACAACAGCGTTCAAGTATTCAGTAGTGATGGAACTTACTTACGGTCGTTTGGTAGACAAGGTGATAAACAGGGAGAATTTAATTACCCACGCGGAATAACAATACATGAGACTAATAACATTATAGTCGTGGACTGTAGTAACCACCGTGTTCAATTGTTCAGTGAGCAGGGTGAGTACCTGAGCCAGTTTGGTGGTAAGGGAAATCTTGATCACCAGCTGTCTAATCCTCTCGGCGTATCTGTAGATAATAAAGGCAATATTCTTGTTGCTGATAGAGGTAACAAATCAATTAAGATCTTTTCTCCTGACGGCCATTATTTAAGTAAATTCGGGGGTAAGGgttattttatctttccctttcaCTGCATACAATATGACAAATATCTGATAGTGTCAGACGCAGATGAACATTGTATCAAAGTGTTTGATagaaatggtaattttttatacaaatttggaaataaggGGGAGGGGGACGGAGAGTTGAATAGCCCTCTTGGTTTATCAGTTAACAAGGCAGGACACCTGATGGTCTGTGATGCACATAATCACAGAGTACAAGTATTTGAGCtaagtggaaaatttgtaacaaaatttggataa